Genomic DNA from Nicotiana tabacum cultivar K326 chromosome 21, ASM71507v2, whole genome shotgun sequence:
AGAGGAAATAATGATTCGAAATAAGGTAAGTGGGAATTTGAGAGGAAATTATCACACAAAGGTGATTGCAAATAAGGTTAGCGGGAAAATAATCAcagaaaataatcaaattgagTTCAGCCATAAAGTTTAGCAGCAGCGTTTAGCAAAAAATTGTGCTCTCTTTTGTGATTGGTTTTGGGAGAATATTTTAGAGGGTTCAATTTACTCTATTGAGTATTGTTGTAAATTTCATCTCAGATATGATTCTTCTACCTTAATGGTGTGAAATTTGATTTATCCAATTAATTATTACGGCAATGCTTGTGATTGATTGTATAAGCAATTGTGACCGTATATATTAGAAGAAATTGTGTGCTTATTTTATGTTTTTCCCATTTGCTGTAATTTGAAAGAAACTTTTTAATTGTTCTTGTTTTTCATCAATGGtgaaaacttgaagaagaagaagaaagtatgAAGATGAAGGCAAGTGGGGTAATTACAAAATAAggttaatttaaaaagaaaaaagagaaaaacttaatTTTGAGTGTTTCACGCGCCGAGTCACACTTTAGCTGAGAAGAGGTGTCTGTCTGGTCATTAGTATAATTGAGGTGTCCATCTGATCATTGAAGGTAACTCGTTTATGTATTTCGCCTTATTAATAATTAAAGCATGAAGTTTACACATTTCATGACACACATAATGTTGGAACAAACATTTTGATAGTAATCTAACTGTTAAACATTTTATACACGGAATGTTAACTGTTTGAAGGATTGACGTGTGAGTATGGAATGTTATAACAGGAACTACGGAACAATCAATCATTATTGATTCTACCTCTGATAATTTAGCAATTGGTCTCCTCCTACTCTAAAAATCTTGATTTACATCGATTAATTGGTTTGGATATATACAAAATTTTAGGAATTTGCTGCTAGATCCATTGCATCTTGATGGGCTTCCCTGCTTGGGTTAATTTTTTATGACAAGACGCTATTGTCCTTTacgcttattattattattattattattattattattattattattattattacaagaaaaatgaagaCAAATACCGCTATATTGACCAACCGTCATGCAAATAAAGAGTTTATATTCTGGTGCACCGTAAGTAAAATATATTATACTGTCAGGTTCATTTTATCTaacataataaagtcaagagatttTAATATCGAATTTAGTATAGCAATGGTGAAAATAGACTAACCATAATCTTGAATAGGAAATTAATCTTGTCGACAAAAAATAGCACGTCTAACTACACATATAGAGTAAAAGAATTTACCCTATCAACAATGTatataataaattggaaaataaatattctccctctattttattttataagatattattttcttattagtctattccaaaaaaaaatgtcaagttttcatatttgaaaataatataattacaaacTTCTTATTTTATCCTAAATAATAAACTTTTATAGTCCTATaaatatctttctttctttttaaacaTTATAATAATTCAAACTATGAAACTCCTTCCCTAACACAGACAAAACTGGCCACGTAGACTCCTTTTTATAGGCTAGTTTGCAGCTTGACCCCTCGCCATTGACTTGAAGACTTGAACAAGAAATTCATTGGTGGTCACTTACCCAATTACCAGAAATTCATAGGTGCTGGTATTTACATACTCATTTACTAGCACTTCCTCAAagcagaaagaaaagaaaaagcaaaatatAGTTGTCCTAGATCTTTTTATATAAACCCAAGATTTTCCCTTTCCCAAACAATATTCTTCAAGTCTCTACCCCTTCATCTGTTTTCCTACATATTTTTCAGATTCTTGAAAACCACTTTTTTTTCAACATGTCAGACTATGGATCCAACAATACATGCTGCTTTAAGTGCATCCAATTCATATTAACAGCAGGCTTAACAGCTCTTTTCATTTGGCTAAGTCTAAGAACCACAAAACCATCTTGCTCTTTAGAAAATTTTTACTTACCTGCCCTTAACAAATCTGATAACTCCAACTCCACAAGATCCAATCATACACTTTCCTTTCAGCTCAATTTGAACAACAAGATGAAGGACAAAGGTGTTCGTTATGATGACATTAAACTTAGTTTTTACTATGGTACAAATACAAGTTTTCCTATAGGTAATTATACAGTACCTGGTTTTTACCAAGGTCATGACAAGAAAGCACATAAAAAGGGTATGCTGGAAACTGAGAAAATGCCTTGGAATGATGCTTTAAAGATGGTTTCAAATGGGTCTAAAGTGGTTTTCAGGGTGGATGTAGCTACTAGAGTCAGGTACAAGGTCATTCTTTGGTATACTAAGAGGCATAATTACACTTTGGAAAATAACACACTCAAAGTCGATGCTTCAGGTAAATCAAGTTCACAACAGCTTCATTGTTGTTCTATTGGGCTTCCCCTAATATTTTTATTCAGCTTTCTTCTTCTGTTGTAAACGATGAGTTCAACAATTTTATATTTTACTACGGGACCTAATTCTGTTTTACAATTACGGGTTCAGGTTTTAGTGTTTGTTAACATTCTACTAATTCTTTTAATTATGTACTATCAATTTATCCGTTTAAACTGTCGGTACAAACTGAATGTAGTTGGTgttatcttttctttttgaatttattcTATATAAATTTTGAGTGGCTTGTTTTATGTGGTAGATCTATGATCTTTTTTCTTGGATATCATCGTTTTTACTCATTCTGTTTACTAGGTTAATATTATTCATTTTCATATTTGATAAGTGGCTATGAAAGAGCCGTGTTCCTActtattagtttgtttattttttagtcatttataaaataaataacatatttttaaatttagaaataattcaactttaaactttttattttacactttttactattaatgagaagtttttataatcacataaatattatggCCCCACAAATCTTTTAGTCTTTAACCTTTTAAGACCATGTATTTCAaaagtattattttttaaaaaaaaattcgtgACGAGTCAAACTAGTAGAAATTGTTGATGTCATAGACCTTTATCTTTTTCTGTCTTCCTACCTTTCTCTTTTTAACGAGCCATATAGGCTTTGGTCCACATTTATTAAAGGGATAGTTTATGATTCGATGCTTTCTGATGCCTTCTCAGGACTATGATTTGTAGAATAATGGTGAGAACTGTCAATACAATTTAATTGTTTGCTTGATAGGCTCAAAAGCTTGGTTGTAGCCTGTGGGTTCCTAATGACCGAAAATAACAAAAGCAATGTGGCCCTAAGCTATTGAATTCTTCATGTGGACCCAATTTCCCAACCTTAACTTGCTTCTTTAAATGCACTACTTTACTACTATTacagggtagtgtatacgcagacctcacccctaccttgtgaggatagagagttTGTTTCAAATATACCCTCGGCTCAGAAAAGCATAAGCACcccattaataaaaatatagacaagaagggacagcaccaaaaagccatataaaagcagaataaaaataacaagatagtaaggtgatcaacaacgaaagaaaataatgattagtcataaaaacctactaccaacataGGTGAGACTGTGTGCCAATACTACTATTATGAACACTCTacactacctactctactaccctaattctcgacctccatatcttcctatcaagggtcatgtcctcggtcagctgaagttgcgccatgtcttgcctaatcacctctccccacctcttctttggcctacctttaagtttcggtggcaccttcttgtcataCAAAACACTAGAAGCGAGTCTACATTttatccatcccgccccaatacgatgtgtgacatcttcatcaatctccccatccccctgaataatagacccaaggtagtTAAAACTTCCTCTCATATGGATGACCTGTGAGTCCaacctcacctccccttccccccTTGAGTCTCACCACTGAACTTAGATTACTTCTCTGTACTCACTTTCActgtttaaaaaatattttttttcattaagtatttttaaCTAGAAAAATTATCTATTaggtaattttataatttaaacgTTCATTTAATTAAAAAACATTCCATGGTAACATACATTTATATGTAATAATTCTATTATCTCCTTAACAAAAattatttcatttgttttatttactgaatatttttttgtaaagaaTAAAAATTCTATTATCTCCTTAAGAAAAattatttcatttgttttatttactgaatattttttaaaagaatattAAAAAAGGTGGCAATAATTTATGtagatttttattaaaatgtttcTTATATTAATATCATTTGATATCATTTTATACAAATTCACATTAAATTGTAATTTCAATTGTAACACTTTATAAaatcagtaaaaaaaaaaatatatttaagaaTAAAATATAGTTTCAAGTAACTTTATTATTAAAGGATATTGAAATTTGttcaaattatataaaaataattccCTTTATAAAACATGATTTGAGAATAATCTAAACAAAAAATTAAGACAACTAATTTGGggaattatttttctttattatatattAGGCAGCATGAGAAGTATTATTGTGTATGATTATACTTCTCCCTCTATGACCAAAGTTAGTTGGGTACTTCCTCTATTTTTAATAAAGAATTTAACATTATATAAatttcaaaatacataaatataaaattaactattttttaaaatatgctcaacaaataattataataaagaaAGTGGTACTACACCCTAGAGTATCTCAatcttttatttaaatattcttatattaatatcaattgatatcattttATACAAATTCTCATTAAATTGCAATTTCAATTGGAACACTTTATAAAATcagtaaaaaaatatatttaagaaTAAAATATAGTTTCAAGTACCTTTTTATTAAAGGATATTGAAATTTTttcaaattatataaaaataattccCTTTATAAAACATGATTTGAGAATAATCTAAACAAAAAATTAAGGTAACTAATTTGGGgaattctttttctttattgtatATTAGGCAGCATGAGAAGTATCATTATGTAGGATTATACTTCTCCCTCTATGATCAAAGTAAGTTGGGTACTTTCTCTATTTTTAATATAAAGAATTCAACATtatataaatttcaaaatatataaatataaaattaactatttttaaaaaatgctCAACAAATAATTATAGTAAAGAAAGTGGTACTACACCCTAGAGTATCTCaatcatataaaataaaactagaaaAAATCTGTGAtcgaaaaatttatttatttttaatgaattatCCAAATATGTCTTTAACCTAGAATAAAATACacatttacttattattattattttcaaaaattaaaaatcatgattattatttgaaagaacacaaaaaatatttttgcatcatctatttggaaataaaatgaatatattttattattaaaattttgattaataaaaaagaaaagcaatatATTAACACAATTGAAAATACTAAAAGAGTACAActatatattattcaatttaaACAATGAGAAAGTACATCATGACTTATTTTTCAACtgactttttaattattttttttataatcaatttTAAGTTTGGTGGTGCGAAACTATTTTTTAGAATAGAAAAAATGTAGAACCTATGTAGAAATACTCTAACTTGTACTTGAAGTATTGTATAATCTTTGTTATAATAAAGTGTCGGACTTCAACAAGTATTACAAAGTGATTGTAGTAATACGATttcagaaaaattaaaaatatacatAACGCAACATATAAAAAACAATATAGGTAAACATGATTCTATACGTTATCACACAAAAgtctattttctttccttaaagacGAATAAAGTGTGTAATTAGCAATAGTTCAAGAAAtataaaaaggaagaaaacaaaaaaaatgatggGCTTTTTTCAGTTTTAGCCCGCGCCAAAAATGTGCGTGTAACTTGCAAAAATAAGAGATTAAGCGGTGGTGGCACATGCTGATAGCTCAGTTTTGACGACCCCCTGCATATGAAAGTTTTTCAAAATTACATAGTACGGAGATAGCAAATTTTCTCACCGGCTGTTTCAcagaaaatttcaaattttcaactacCCACTTTCCCATTTCATGATCAAAATTATCTTTAAGGGTCATATTATTTGTAAGCATGATTATTCCGttatttttgttatcattttcccTGTTGATATTCCGGCTTTTTGGTTGTTAGAAGAATTATGGTCTGTTATTACTCACATATTCTATGGAGAAAAGGAATTAACTAATTTCAAGAGTTGTTGTGAttactgtttacccgaaaaatagataaagttaaatttatacgtagttctaaaaatacgtggTATAACGTGgtacaaattgaaaaaataagtagaaatatatcgaatattgattgtaaaaaaagaatgaaatacaaattcaaattaaatagaGAATGGTCTATTAATGAACAAGATGAACCAATGTTCAAAGCCCCAAAGAAGGATAATGGTTACTATATATGGGTAAATCTCAATAACTTCGGAAATGTGAGAGTGTATTGAGGTCTAAATGCACCCTCTCTTATAAATGGCAATCATTCTAATATAATGGAGGattcctactttggatataattaaaaatatatagtgggatcccatgatagattaatcaattagttttttcttgatttctgccgagattctctcccttagtgcggctatAACGGCTTTGTTGTCCCTTGACTCAAGCTCGATCGGTCTCTAagtctcgagctcgatattgactcgactTTGACAATGGTTTCAGTatttgatcggtctctgggtctcgaccTCTATCTGGGCTCGATGTCGATCTCGGTTGATCCCGACCTTAGTCGGTTTCTAGGGCTCGAACTCAGCAGCTCGACTTCACGTCATAGCTTGATATCATAATGACGAACCTCGGTCCATCATGCCCCAAAATCAATCAGTCACACGAGGGcaaactcgattttgaccgtatatagatagtcccctcatttttcggaaagaatgtggcgagaaatGATATGACTTTTCAACCTCTGATTAGATACACACTGACGTCTGCGTTGAACCCGATTGTGACGTACGTGACAAATGTCCCGTCGGTTCAGTTACCAATAAATGCACGTCAGTCGATGGTCGGCCACTGCAAATTTTGAACCGTCATtgtgaaatctataaatagcccccttcCTTTATCATTTTAAACTTTTGCTTTCAACTCTTCTCATTCTATCCTTCACAATTCTTCGTCTTCTCCAAAATTATCTATTTCCAGATTTTGAaaatttctttgcttgttcttcaccaaataccaaaatatttCAATTTCCCGTCTTCTTTGTTCTTTGAAAATTTAGATGGCCAAGATATCTAAAACCATTCCTCAAAAAGAGGCTGCTTCCTCATCTCGGTCGGTCGGTGAGAAACCGGTGGTGGAGCCACGCCTTAAAGAACTCATTCCCGGGGGATGTGTTATTGATTCTGATTTTAAAGTTCAATCGGTTGCCGGTCGATGGGAGTcggtatcgagatatatatgctcgatacgAGTAAGTCTCCTTGATGTGGTGACAAAAGATTGTAATTGGGTAGACAAAGAGGTCGTGATACCGACACCGGAGGAATCGAccactacccacgtggaagggtatctgagtgtttacacttaccctttcacgtcgGGTCCCCTCGATCCAGTCATCATCAATTTTTGCAGGAAATACCAGGTgacccttggccaaattcatTCTTTTTTTCTAGAGGATCGTGATCTTGATCCAtttctttgtgagcaaaatcgatGGGCTTCCCTTCACCCTCTACCACCTTATAAGATTGTATAGTCCTCGACTTTACGGAGGCGGGCTGATAAAGCTTCAACGTCGTGCCACCAAGGTGTTCACGTCGAGCATAGATGAAGATAAGGATCGGGGCGGATGGGCCGGtttgttcgagtgaagacctcaGACCTAATCCCGGCTGAGAGTATGCCATTTCCCGAAAAATGGAATATGAACCGTGAGTGTGATACcgtttttagtttttgttgtttttacttcttcatcttttcttatcagTGTTATTTTTGATACAGCCTTTGCTTGGATGCCGGGTGCGGTTCCCCATCTCGAGAACTGGGTCAAAAACCTGGTCTCGACGTCAATATTtgtcgagcgctcatggcgcgatttgTCGAAGGGTCGATGGGAAGCTCGTACTCATGGTAAGCTTTCATCTTGGTCTATCGATGCGTTTGTCGTTCGAGGTGACATGTTTATTCGAAGCATGAGTTTATTTATCTTCTCCCTTCGCAGGTCTCGAAAAAGATACGGTCATGAGGCCCCCGTCTGGTGGTGAGGAAGTTTTACCGCCTGTCTCGAAGTCCTTGAAggaaagtaagagaaaaagaaCTTCGGATTCTGAGGGTCAAAAACCTAAGAAGAGGATAGTCCGTTAGCCCAAGGGAACCACAATCCCATTGACTATGGAATCAGTCCTgtgtctaagggatgaagaagaagaagaagaagaagaagaagaagaagaagaagaagaagaagaagaagaagaagataactcTGGACTGGTGGCCCGTGCTCTGGCTGGCACCGATAGTTATAAAGGTATGGGACCGGTGGGAACTAATTCTGCTTTAACCAGGTCCGACAAAGTCGAGAAGAAGACTTCGAACCGAGTTTCCGAGCAAAGGGAGACTGATGATGTTTTACCTCGGGGCAACGAATCCATCGAAGAGGCGGTTAATGATGGTGCAGGAACCGAGTTTGAGGTTCCCCGAGATGGAGGCGGCGCCTCGAAAGACATAATCGGGGCAATAGATATCGACGATTCCCCCTCTTTTCCTTCGTTTTCACAGTTTATGATACATGACGCCCAAGCTGTGGAGGTTTATCATGGGGAGGGAGACCATGGAGAGGAAGATCCTTTTCGTGGTTATTTTGTTGGAGTAGAAGATGCTACCAGTCTGAGCGATTTGGAGGCTTCGAAGAAGAGCTCGGGCAAGGCGGGGATTCCTCGTATATTCAACGAAGCTTAGCAGGCCCTGAATCGGGTAAGTTCGCTTTCTCTTTGTCAACTTTCatacttgtatttttcttctttgtataaCTCCCTTTTATTTTTTGTAGGCTTTTGCGCTCTATCACGAGGCAGTTTTCCGATCCCGAGGGGAGCTAAGCCGGTTCGAAGCCAAAATTTGAGggcttactgaggagagagataccttcaagcttctcagtgagcagaGGGAAGGAGAAGCAAGAGGACTTTGAGCCGAGCTAGAAGCAACTCGGAAAGAACAAACCAATTTGTCCAAGTAGGTAAAAAGAGTCATTGAAGTTAATGACACTGATTTGGGCGTGAAGGCTAACAGTTCGGTCCCGCAGGTTCAGCAAAAGCTCGATATGATTGGGCATCTTCGCGCCGAGGTGGATACAGTAAAAAAGGGGGGTCGAGGAGTGGAAAAAAAGCATGGACCACCTTGCTTCTGAAAAGGAGGCTGCCCGGGCTCAACTGGCCTCGGTCGAGGCCCAACTCCGAAGCTTGAAAGAAAGAGCCTTGGTGCAAGCCAAAAATATTGAGGCGTTCCAGTCTCGATTGGGCTCAGTGACTTCTGATCGAGAGAACTAGTATCGGAACTTGCAGCGGCCAAATCGGAGGCCGAAATAGCCATGGCTAATGCTGATGCAATGGTGGCTATTTACCGGTCTGATGCTGAAGTAGCTCAAGTTCGAGCAAAATAGGTTGCCGAGGCTGTTCAAGCTCGAGAAAATTGGGTTG
This window encodes:
- the LOC107784409 gene encoding protein NDR1; this translates as MSDYGSNNTCCFKCIQFILTAGLTALFIWLSLRTTKPSCSLENFYLPALNKSDNSNSTRSNHTLSFQLNLNNKMKDKGVRYDDIKLSFYYGTNTSFPIGNYTVPGFYQGHDKKAHKKGMLETEKMPWNDALKMVSNGSKVVFRVDVATRVRYKVILWYTKRHNYTLENNTLKVDASGKSSSQQLHCCSIGLPLIFLFSFLLLL